A window of the Haloquadratum walsbyi C23 genome harbors these coding sequences:
- a CDS encoding COG1361 S-layer family protein: MNRSFIVGLLVGLILISAVGPAIALAQIDPTGQVLGRPSISVSSVQQTVSAGTEAEVQFTLTNRGRIDKGGPDEYETRVTTARALTVEFADEKTPIEIDTGTISVGNVETGTTQTPPITVTIPEGIPPGDYEIPLEYEYAYTRIASYNTENVEYNDFTERASTSVEITVREEAQFKVTGQNAVGQIGDDRTIRLTLMNTGSRTAFDASVTATSKSDELTFGSDSESSTAYAGQEWEPGERRTITYRAHIADTAALRNYTLDLDVGYTDRNGIEQTSTALSAGVATIPEQTFAVNSVDTALRVGTEGTLTAIIENTGPQPVFNPVSIISVNNQNIDITTSEYALSTLRPGETAQVQYDIDISEAATATPQQFSLTVQYNTERGSRRTSDMLQATAAVREQRDRFIIQATEETVTAGGQTEFKLQVTNNGEQPLESIEAKAFLDAPLASSNDEAFIAALDSGETTTIVMPLSADSGALESKTYPFAVDFQYDLPSGETKISKTYKVPVNIQQPADQGGLSLPLSAPIIGGSILIIIIGSAVWYRRG, translated from the coding sequence ATGAATCGGTCATTCATTGTGGGGCTTCTTGTTGGTCTTATACTCATCTCAGCAGTTGGACCGGCAATTGCCCTTGCACAAATTGACCCGACAGGACAGGTCCTTGGTCGTCCAAGTATTTCGGTAAGTTCTGTTCAGCAGACGGTGAGTGCTGGAACGGAGGCGGAGGTGCAATTTACACTGACTAATCGCGGACGGATTGACAAAGGGGGACCGGATGAATATGAGACGCGTGTGACTACCGCGCGAGCACTTACAGTTGAATTTGCAGATGAAAAAACGCCGATTGAAATTGATACTGGAACAATTTCTGTTGGGAATGTGGAGACAGGAACGACTCAGACACCGCCAATTACAGTGACAATTCCAGAGGGGATTCCTCCAGGGGACTACGAGATACCGCTTGAGTATGAGTACGCATACACACGGATAGCTTCATACAACACAGAGAATGTCGAATATAATGATTTTACTGAGCGAGCGTCAACAAGTGTTGAGATCACCGTTCGTGAAGAGGCGCAATTCAAAGTGACCGGGCAAAACGCAGTCGGGCAAATTGGTGATGACCGAACAATTAGGCTTACTTTAATGAACACCGGGAGTCGCACAGCTTTCGATGCAAGTGTCACAGCAACATCGAAAAGTGACGAACTTACCTTTGGAAGCGATTCTGAATCATCAACTGCATACGCTGGACAGGAATGGGAGCCGGGCGAACGACGAACAATAACCTATCGAGCGCACATTGCTGACACCGCCGCACTACGAAATTACACGCTTGATCTTGATGTTGGATATACCGATCGAAACGGGATTGAGCAGACATCAACAGCGCTCAGTGCTGGTGTTGCCACAATACCAGAGCAAACGTTCGCGGTTAATTCAGTTGATACAGCACTCCGGGTTGGAACTGAAGGAACATTGACAGCGATAATTGAAAACACCGGTCCACAGCCAGTATTTAATCCAGTGTCAATTATCTCAGTCAATAATCAGAATATTGATATTACGACCAGCGAATATGCGCTTTCGACACTCCGCCCAGGTGAAACAGCGCAAGTGCAGTATGATATTGATATAAGTGAGGCAGCAACAGCAACCCCTCAGCAATTTTCACTGACTGTCCAGTATAATACAGAACGTGGGAGTCGTCGAACAAGTGATATGCTACAAGCAACAGCAGCGGTGCGTGAACAGCGTGATCGGTTTATTATTCAAGCGACCGAGGAAACGGTCACTGCCGGGGGACAGACAGAATTTAAATTACAAGTGACTAATAATGGTGAGCAACCGCTTGAGAGTATTGAAGCGAAAGCGTTCTTAGATGCACCATTGGCAAGCAGTAATGATGAGGCATTTATTGCTGCACTTGACTCAGGTGAAACAACGACAATTGTGATGCCATTGAGTGCTGATAGTGGTGCTCTTGAATCGAAGACATATCCATTTGCGGTTGATTTTCAGTATGATCTCCCAAGCGGAGAAACAAAGATTTCGAAAACATACAAGGTACCAGTCAATATTCAACAGCCAGCAGATCAGGGTGGATTATCATTGCCATTGTCAGCGCCGATTATTGGTGGGAGTATTTTGATTATCATCATTGGCAGTGCTGTGTGGTATCGTCGAGGGTGA
- the pan1 gene encoding proteasome-activating nucleotidase Pan1 has protein sequence MSDTVNDVDLPYDEETASQQEKIQALRERLDILESQNEEMRDKLLDANAENNKYQQKLERLTHENKKLKQSPLFVATVQEITNNGIVIKQHGNNQEALTEVTDEMRTELEPDTRVAVNNSLSVVKRLDDETDVRARVMQVEHSPSIRYDDIGGLETQMQEVRETVEMPLKSPEMFETVGIQPPSGVLLYGPPGTGKTMLAKAVANQTDASFIKMAGSELVHKFIGEGAKLVRDLFEVARENEPAVIFIDEIDAIASKRTDSKTSGDAEVQRTMMQLLSEMDGFDERGDVRIIAATNRFDMLDEAILRPGRFDRLIEVPKPGIEGRKIIFQIHTREMNVSDNVEFEQLAEMADDASGADIKAICTEAGMFAIREDRTEIGMGDFIEAWEKIQSESNADGDTARAFA, from the coding sequence ATGAGTGATACTGTGAACGACGTCGACCTCCCGTATGATGAGGAGACGGCGTCGCAGCAGGAAAAGATTCAGGCGCTTCGTGAGCGTCTCGACATCCTCGAGTCACAAAATGAGGAGATGCGAGATAAACTGCTGGACGCGAATGCAGAGAATAATAAATATCAACAGAAACTCGAACGGTTGACACATGAAAATAAGAAACTCAAGCAATCGCCGTTATTTGTTGCAACGGTACAAGAAATAACGAATAACGGCATTGTAATCAAACAACACGGCAATAATCAGGAGGCTCTTACCGAGGTCACTGACGAGATGCGAACGGAATTAGAGCCAGATACACGTGTTGCGGTCAACAATTCGCTTTCTGTCGTGAAACGGCTTGATGATGAGACTGATGTCCGTGCACGAGTGATGCAGGTCGAACATAGTCCGTCTATCAGATATGATGATATCGGTGGACTGGAAACACAAATGCAAGAAGTACGCGAAACCGTCGAGATGCCACTAAAATCGCCAGAAATGTTCGAGACGGTTGGTATTCAGCCACCATCTGGTGTTCTTTTGTATGGACCACCAGGAACTGGGAAAACCATGCTCGCGAAAGCTGTTGCCAACCAGACGGATGCCAGTTTCATCAAAATGGCTGGTTCAGAGTTAGTTCATAAATTCATTGGTGAGGGAGCAAAACTTGTTCGTGATCTCTTTGAGGTCGCCCGTGAGAATGAACCAGCAGTTATTTTTATTGATGAGATTGATGCGATTGCCTCAAAGCGAACAGATTCAAAGACATCTGGAGATGCCGAGGTTCAGCGAACAATGATGCAGTTACTTTCAGAAATGGATGGGTTTGATGAACGGGGCGATGTTCGTATTATTGCAGCGACGAACAGATTTGATATGCTCGATGAAGCGATTCTCCGCCCAGGTCGATTTGACCGATTGATTGAGGTTCCAAAGCCTGGAATTGAGGGTCGGAAGATCATCTTCCAGATTCATACCCGTGAGATGAATGTTTCCGATAACGTTGAGTTTGAGCAGTTGGCGGAGATGGCTGATGATGCTTCTGGAGCGGATATCAAGGCAATCTGCACGGAAGCCGGAATGTTCGCTATTCGTGAGGATCGAACGGAGATTGGAATGGGTGACTTCATTGAAGCATGGGAGAAAATCCAATCCGAATCGAATGCTGATGGCGATACGGCACGTGCGTTCGCATAG
- the nth gene encoding endonuclease III, with the protein MGKPRTDRTQQVDTVLRRLAERYPDSTISLQFSNRLELLIAVVLSAQCTDERVNSITADLFEKYETATDYAAADTDELAEDIYGITFHNNKAGYLKSIGETLASDYDGDVPDTMDELTALSGVGRKTANVVLQHGHDVVEGIVVDTHVQRITRRLGLTDEQTPKQIETDLMESVPESEWQQFTHLFISHGRETCTAQNPDCTDCILESVCPSSKCDHDIDLASNTPWK; encoded by the coding sequence ATGGGAAAACCGCGTACTGATCGTACACAGCAAGTGGATACCGTTCTACGTCGGCTTGCAGAGAGATATCCAGATTCAACAATCTCACTTCAGTTTTCAAATCGACTCGAACTTCTGATTGCTGTTGTTCTTTCAGCACAGTGTACTGACGAACGAGTTAACAGCATTACCGCTGATCTGTTTGAAAAGTACGAAACAGCAACTGATTATGCCGCTGCCGACACTGATGAGCTTGCTGAAGACATCTATGGAATTACGTTTCACAATAACAAAGCAGGTTATCTCAAATCAATTGGTGAGACACTTGCTTCGGATTATGATGGTGACGTGCCTGATACAATGGATGAACTCACTGCCCTCTCAGGTGTTGGACGGAAAACGGCAAATGTGGTCTTACAGCATGGACATGATGTTGTTGAGGGCATCGTTGTTGATACACACGTGCAGCGGATAACCCGCCGACTTGGACTCACAGACGAACAAACACCGAAACAGATTGAGACCGACCTTATGGAATCTGTCCCGGAGTCCGAATGGCAGCAATTCACACATCTATTTATTAGTCATGGACGAGAAACTTGTACAGCACAAAACCCTGACTGTACAGACTGTATTCTTGAAAGTGTCTGTCCATCCTCAAAATGTGATCATGATATTGATCTTGCCTCAAATACACCATGGAAATAA
- a CDS encoding DUF7321 family protein: protein MLSESTIALIAASMVTASLPFYLYGAWIMIDAETVTWGVLTYHLKFIIPGLILNTIPVVTWMIPRLLQQLGGAVALHAVLGLQAYALLAFALTGIVRILQVKRNAGFYDDPDQQTELNDLHPNMSAWRGRLRVGVFGYVGLWFLAWSLGLYLYMTKYVL, encoded by the coding sequence ATGCTATCAGAGTCGACCATCGCACTTATCGCTGCATCGATGGTCACTGCAAGCCTTCCATTTTATTTATATGGTGCATGGATTATGATAGATGCCGAGACCGTCACCTGGGGTGTCCTCACATATCATCTGAAGTTTATTATTCCAGGTCTTATACTTAATACAATTCCTGTTGTAACGTGGATGATTCCGCGTCTACTCCAGCAGTTAGGTGGTGCTGTGGCACTTCATGCAGTATTAGGTCTTCAAGCATATGCGCTATTAGCCTTTGCACTCACCGGAATTGTCCGTATTCTCCAAGTCAAGCGAAACGCTGGATTCTATGATGATCCCGATCAACAAACCGAGCTAAATGATCTCCACCCGAACATGAGTGCTTGGCGTGGACGGCTTCGGGTCGGTGTCTTCGGCTATGTTGGATTGTGGTTTCTCGCATGGTCACTTGGACTTTATTTATATATGACAAAATATGTGCTCTAA
- a CDS encoding DUF7319 domain-containing protein: MTESSNDETAISDDTDAVAAEDADDSSPDQIDTAQQRTHEDGDSSQGRDGSANEHPNEDEQAIAELRAEVEETYDFGDFGPEDMAEMTLEEWEAAFDPDTWIVGEELLDRVETELKARVAIREVFGIVERTEEGGQDRVVAYSDNGYATVFADGSVEGEGTIRRDVEPTVALCSMDSYETMNPPADASLPEPRDVVKGSGEFGNLMLQIVAAAQMIVGVGLLGAWLFISTLETIAAPVTAVIFVLIGFFLFIVVANARLSDRFRVEEYRNRLQALETTPEPEVASNGRTALNTEEAKSNIDTNNDDTNTSMSSDTATADANIGVNPNANSHTDSEEHTDSI, from the coding sequence ATGACGGAGTCCTCGAATGATGAGACAGCAATCAGTGACGATACTGATGCAGTAGCGGCCGAGGACGCTGACGATAGCTCTCCTGATCAGATAGATACTGCACAGCAACGAACACATGAGGATGGTGACAGTTCACAAGGCAGGGATGGAAGTGCGAATGAGCACCCCAATGAAGACGAGCAAGCGATTGCAGAACTTCGCGCGGAAGTCGAGGAAACGTATGATTTTGGGGACTTTGGTCCAGAGGATATGGCTGAGATGACACTCGAAGAGTGGGAAGCAGCATTTGATCCAGATACGTGGATTGTGGGCGAGGAGCTCCTGGATCGGGTTGAGACCGAACTTAAGGCACGTGTCGCAATCCGCGAGGTGTTTGGAATCGTTGAACGGACTGAAGAGGGTGGGCAAGACCGTGTTGTTGCATACTCCGATAACGGATATGCAACGGTGTTTGCTGATGGGTCTGTTGAGGGGGAGGGAACAATCCGCCGTGATGTTGAGCCAACAGTCGCACTCTGTTCAATGGATAGTTATGAAACAATGAACCCGCCAGCAGATGCATCACTACCGGAACCGCGGGATGTTGTCAAAGGAAGCGGTGAATTCGGTAATTTGATGTTGCAAATTGTCGCAGCCGCACAAATGATTGTTGGAGTTGGACTTCTCGGCGCATGGCTTTTTATTTCAACATTAGAAACAATCGCAGCGCCAGTTACAGCGGTTATCTTTGTGCTTATTGGATTCTTCTTGTTCATTGTCGTCGCAAATGCTCGACTTTCAGATCGATTCCGCGTAGAGGAGTACCGTAATCGACTTCAGGCACTTGAAACAACGCCTGAACCTGAAGTCGCATCGAATGGGAGAACGGCATTAAACACAGAGGAAGCTAAATCCAATATTGATACCAATAATGACGATACAAATACTTCGATGAGCTCTGATACCGCTACTGCCGACGCCAATATCGGTGTAAATCCAAACGCAAACTCACATACCGATAGTGAGGAACACACGGATTCAATATAA
- a CDS encoding plastocyanin/azurin family copper-binding protein, producing MKRRDFMRAASVPAAAATASATAGVGSAQEMGTTTETPSGTGTTSTTGTGTDTGTVTGTGTETGETDDNAAAGGPTKTVTVGPDGSLVYEPGTSDPLKIAPGTTVEFVWDSDNHNIAVESQPDAADWQGHETLENAGFTYSHTFETLGTYEYFCQPHKTAGMVASIEVVENPNAGGGGGGGKKELHSLGVPIQAHWVGAATILAIVVTVIFTFYILKYGESAHTGTGRN from the coding sequence ATGAAGAGGCGGGATTTTATGCGGGCAGCAAGCGTCCCTGCTGCTGCTGCGACAGCCTCCGCAACTGCTGGAGTTGGGTCAGCCCAGGAGATGGGCACAACGACCGAAACACCGAGCGGCACAGGCACTACTAGCACGACAGGGACTGGGACAGACACAGGAACTGTGACTGGGACCGGAACAGAGACTGGAGAAACGGATGACAATGCTGCAGCGGGTGGTCCAACAAAGACAGTGACTGTTGGACCAGACGGGTCGTTAGTGTATGAGCCAGGAACAAGTGATCCGTTGAAGATCGCTCCAGGCACGACTGTCGAGTTTGTCTGGGACTCCGATAATCATAATATCGCTGTTGAAAGCCAACCTGATGCGGCAGATTGGCAAGGTCATGAGACACTTGAGAATGCTGGATTTACATATAGCCACACATTCGAAACCCTGGGCACGTATGAATATTTTTGTCAACCACACAAGACAGCGGGAATGGTTGCAAGTATTGAGGTCGTTGAGAATCCGAATGCCGGTGGTGGTGGCGGCGGTGGTAAAAAAGAACTTCATTCACTTGGTGTTCCAATCCAAGCACACTGGGTTGGTGCGGCAACGATCTTAGCCATTGTCGTTACAGTTATTTTCACATTCTATATATTGAAGTATGGGGAGTCCGCACATACTGGCACTGGGAGGAATTAA
- a CDS encoding DUF7318 family protein produces the protein MSSSGSTYGDIHRYEPARESTAAAIAIVLLTVVEVIFVFLFTYGLVSGWGLTDTGNMFLGAVLAVIFVDLAFILALYRKEFLPDVVIVKKRRRKWEDLYIREDDVDGTGFADGAWDQIKHAIYPYYKR, from the coding sequence ATGTCATCAAGCGGGAGTACATATGGGGATATCCATCGATATGAACCGGCGCGTGAAAGTACTGCAGCGGCGATTGCAATCGTCCTATTAACTGTTGTCGAGGTTATATTTGTATTCTTATTCACCTATGGACTTGTCTCTGGATGGGGACTGACCGATACTGGAAACATGTTCCTTGGTGCAGTTCTTGCTGTCATATTTGTTGACCTTGCGTTTATTCTTGCACTGTATCGTAAAGAATTCCTTCCGGACGTCGTTATTGTAAAAAAGCGACGTCGGAAATGGGAAGATCTCTATATCCGTGAGGACGATGTTGATGGGACAGGCTTCGCCGACGGTGCATGGGATCAAATCAAACACGCTATTTACCCATATTACAAGCGATAA
- a CDS encoding cytochrome b — MSLEKKDEYDHKSWMKKKDLTPIESVFLTSLIWLDKRLRIVDYLELMETLYYRVNLQMPKSHTEQYNLDNKFWYWYPLYTLGFFSTLAYVVAAISGALLGFYYSPSAAAGGEAAGTVAYQSIAIIMQDLQFGFMLRSIHRWSAQVMVAAVFLHMLRVYFTGAYKEPRELNWLIGIVLISLTMVFGYTGYLLPWDQLAYWAGQIGVEMSLSIPLAGEWIAQLLFGGFSLGQATLQRMYIIHVFLLPFVVTTLIAIHIGIVWVQGIAEPH, encoded by the coding sequence ATGAGTTTAGAAAAAAAAGACGAATACGATCATAAAAGCTGGATGAAAAAGAAAGATTTGACACCGATCGAGTCAGTCTTTCTGACAAGTCTCATCTGGCTTGATAAACGGCTTCGCATTGTCGATTATTTAGAGTTAATGGAGACTCTTTATTACCGAGTTAATCTCCAGATGCCGAAGAGCCACACCGAGCAGTATAATCTTGATAATAAATTCTGGTATTGGTATCCGTTGTATACGTTAGGATTCTTCTCAACACTTGCATACGTTGTTGCTGCGATTTCAGGTGCATTACTGGGGTTTTATTATAGTCCATCTGCGGCTGCTGGTGGCGAGGCAGCTGGAACCGTTGCATATCAGAGTATTGCGATTATTATGCAGGATCTTCAGTTCGGATTTATGCTCCGATCTATCCATCGCTGGTCTGCGCAGGTCATGGTTGCAGCCGTGTTCCTCCATATGCTGCGGGTGTACTTCACTGGTGCATATAAGGAGCCTCGTGAGCTGAACTGGCTTATTGGTATTGTACTAATTAGCCTGACGATGGTATTTGGGTATACTGGGTATCTACTTCCATGGGATCAGCTTGCATACTGGGCAGGACAGATTGGCGTTGAAATGTCACTTTCAATCCCATTAGCGGGCGAGTGGATTGCGCAGCTGCTATTCGGTGGGTTCTCACTGGGTCAAGCGACACTTCAACGGATGTACATTATCCACGTATTCTTACTCCCATTCGTGGTGACAACATTGATTGCTATTCACATTGGTATCGTCTGGGTACAAGGTATCGCAGAACCACATTAA
- a CDS encoding cytochrome b family protein — protein MSDNTTTSNTNTGSDADTDASTDAQERDIRTDGTGIVAPDDETPAWSERKNRSTGLSRLTYEYFERARREDQDLRQESDYVERDVLAFPTWPHEIIRNLAIASFFTGMILFLSATLPPHIGSPANPSSTPAIILPDWYLYWSFGLLKLGPLNPELAILGGEKLMSDRTYGVLANVVVVGVVAIVPFLNKGSARRPVEQPFWAAVGVGGVIFAFTISVYSAKNLIPMNVHLLFDLTFILPVVAGFVTWAVLKTMREGYSYDLNRRYYRLRPPK, from the coding sequence ATGAGTGACAATACTACCACATCAAATACGAACACAGGTTCCGACGCAGACACAGACGCAAGCACGGACGCACAAGAACGAGACATTCGAACAGACGGGACCGGCATCGTTGCGCCGGATGATGAAACTCCGGCATGGAGCGAGCGAAAAAATCGTAGTACAGGGCTTTCTCGCCTCACATATGAATATTTTGAGCGTGCTCGTCGCGAGGATCAGGACCTTCGACAGGAATCCGATTATGTCGAGCGTGACGTACTTGCGTTTCCAACATGGCCACATGAGATCATTCGCAATCTTGCTATAGCGAGTTTCTTTACCGGGATGATCTTGTTTTTATCGGCGACTCTCCCGCCTCACATTGGATCTCCAGCAAATCCATCAAGCACTCCAGCAATTATCCTTCCTGACTGGTATCTCTACTGGTCATTTGGCTTGTTGAAGCTTGGTCCGTTAAACCCTGAACTTGCAATCTTAGGTGGCGAAAAGCTGATGAGCGATCGAACATACGGCGTGTTAGCGAATGTAGTGGTCGTTGGTGTTGTTGCAATTGTTCCCTTCTTGAACAAGGGAAGTGCTCGTCGACCCGTCGAACAGCCCTTCTGGGCTGCTGTTGGTGTCGGCGGTGTCATTTTTGCATTCACCATCAGCGTCTACTCTGCCAAGAATCTCATCCCGATGAATGTCCACTTATTATTTGATCTCACGTTCATCCTTCCAGTCGTTGCTGGATTCGTGACATGGGCTGTTTTGAAGACAATGCGTGAAGGCTATTCATACGATCTCAATCGACGGTATTACCGTCTTCGTCCACCAAAATAA
- a CDS encoding IS4 family transposase → MGRRSRNWKPELDEDGQLCDMDVSGWIQTEFRSAEFGDKRLSDRLVQLGDELGIGSSPAESIPAACGDWASTKATYRFCDNENVDPNEILSAHKQQQQSRVSRSDELLIISDTTELVFPRHPSKEGLGDIGNSEMDLEGIKLHSTIGINPRTHRMTGVIDQQPLIEDQQADEKYDANGKAEPIQLDSEHEKWSRGDRQARDWLADDIRPLFIHDRGADSFAFYEEVTRKMENAGFIIRASQNRRIWTDDGEPGKLFDWSSDLAEQGRKTIEIQQGGGREARTAELSIATGTCELRAPRNNPEQEGSIEVNVVRVDEVGENDDPIQWVLLTTESVEEFEETLTLIDYYGLRWRIEDWHKVLKSGCNIEERQLQTWERMEVLLSMYSVIAWKVLELRELARGDSSVSPAVLLSEAERTILETKFPELSGQDGKSYAVSVAKLGGYLDRGSDPPPGWETMWKGLQKLRMWAEGYELGAE, encoded by the coding sequence ATGGGGCGTCGCTCACGGAATTGGAAGCCAGAACTCGATGAAGATGGGCAGCTGTGTGACATGGATGTTTCAGGATGGATTCAAACGGAGTTTCGATCAGCCGAGTTTGGAGACAAGCGCCTGAGTGACCGACTAGTACAACTTGGGGATGAACTCGGCATCGGCAGCTCGCCTGCCGAGTCCATCCCTGCTGCCTGCGGAGACTGGGCGTCCACAAAAGCTACATACCGATTTTGCGATAATGAGAATGTGGATCCCAACGAGATTCTCTCTGCTCACAAGCAGCAACAGCAATCAAGAGTGAGTCGGTCAGACGAACTCCTGATTATCTCCGATACCACCGAACTCGTGTTTCCGAGACATCCCTCCAAGGAGGGTCTCGGTGATATTGGCAACTCTGAGATGGATCTCGAAGGTATCAAGCTTCACTCCACGATCGGAATCAATCCACGGACCCATCGAATGACTGGGGTCATCGATCAGCAGCCGCTGATCGAGGACCAGCAGGCCGATGAGAAGTACGATGCCAACGGCAAAGCAGAGCCGATTCAACTTGACAGTGAACATGAGAAATGGAGCCGTGGCGACAGGCAAGCCAGAGACTGGCTTGCCGATGATATCCGCCCGCTATTTATCCATGACCGAGGTGCAGATTCATTCGCATTCTACGAGGAAGTCACCAGAAAGATGGAAAATGCTGGCTTTATCATCCGAGCGAGTCAAAACCGACGGATTTGGACTGATGATGGTGAACCTGGAAAACTCTTTGACTGGAGCAGCGACCTTGCCGAGCAAGGTCGCAAAACAATCGAGATTCAACAGGGAGGTGGGCGCGAAGCGAGAACGGCGGAGTTGTCGATAGCCACTGGAACATGTGAGTTGCGCGCGCCAAGGAATAATCCTGAACAAGAGGGTTCAATCGAGGTGAATGTCGTGAGAGTCGACGAGGTCGGTGAAAATGACGACCCGATTCAGTGGGTGTTGCTCACCACTGAATCGGTCGAAGAGTTTGAGGAAACGCTGACACTCATCGACTATTACGGCCTCCGCTGGCGAATTGAAGACTGGCATAAAGTGCTCAAGAGTGGCTGTAACATCGAAGAACGGCAACTGCAGACTTGGGAGCGGATGGAAGTGTTGTTGAGCATGTATTCAGTGATCGCGTGGAAGGTTCTGGAGCTACGAGAACTTGCTCGTGGTGATAGTTCAGTATCTCCGGCGGTCCTGCTGAGTGAGGCAGAGCGCACAATTCTGGAAACGAAATTTCCAGAATTGAGCGGTCAAGATGGGAAATCATACGCAGTGAGCGTGGCTAAACTCGGCGGTTATCTCGATCGTGGTTCAGATCCGCCACCAGGGTGGGAGACGATGTGGAAAGGACTCCAGAAGCTACGCATGTGGGCTGAAGGATACGAACTCGGTGCTGAATGA
- a CDS encoding DUF7315 family membrane protein yields the protein MTDDNSLTARTEQNDIDTTDMTTESESERRDIVVPMRVYKTVTVFSTLLAVVSVVIGFLFLDAATLNVSLVGDLVRFILVILNISIPESVLSSLFAVIGLGSIGLGAGVYVIGTRFRAQGMGKSQEDASESSDTNG from the coding sequence ATGACGGACGACAACTCTCTAACAGCACGCACAGAACAAAATGACATTGACACTACTGACATGACGACAGAATCTGAGTCTGAAAGACGTGATATCGTCGTTCCAATGCGAGTTTATAAAACTGTTACAGTGTTTTCGACGCTGCTTGCAGTGGTGAGTGTTGTGATTGGATTTCTATTTTTAGATGCGGCAACATTGAACGTCAGTTTAGTCGGTGACCTCGTCAGGTTTATACTTGTCATCCTTAATATATCGATTCCAGAATCTGTGCTTAGCAGCCTTTTTGCGGTGATTGGACTAGGGAGTATTGGATTGGGTGCAGGTGTCTATGTGATCGGAACTCGATTTCGTGCTCAAGGAATGGGAAAGTCTCAAGAGGACGCCAGCGAATCATCGGATACAAATGGCTGA
- a CDS encoding DUF7314 family protein: MADEFIKGLGIFTAGGLGWMVLAGWYRTESFESSQQLVAPVSLSDSATMFDTMGVLLMDTFFWFTIIGALTFWVLIPVVRQAREVIQDGS; encoded by the coding sequence ATGGCTGATGAGTTCATCAAAGGGCTTGGAATCTTTACTGCGGGTGGACTCGGATGGATGGTACTCGCAGGATGGTACCGAACTGAGAGCTTTGAAAGCAGCCAACAACTCGTTGCGCCTGTATCGCTTAGTGACTCAGCGACGATGTTCGATACAATGGGCGTGCTGTTGATGGATACTTTCTTTTGGTTCACAATCATCGGCGCGTTGACTTTCTGGGTACTAATCCCAGTCGTCAGACAAGCCCGTGAGGTAATTCAAGATGGTAGTTGA
- a CDS encoding DUF7313 family protein: MHPLQFIIPLDALAAVAPILAYITLGLALLNLLTRIVQHRFHLKQAKASDDDEGLNRWLPHTATTVGLVLVSFLYMIPHPHGGMVMSVLALGVLFADFFEYESRLVEARSKSKQLSRPIAAVGASAFMLLYAAYQSVFFVIEPVWNSIV; the protein is encoded by the coding sequence ATGCATCCGCTCCAGTTTATTATCCCTCTCGATGCGTTAGCAGCGGTTGCCCCGATTCTCGCGTACATCACACTGGGGCTTGCTCTTCTCAATCTTCTAACGCGCATCGTCCAGCATAGATTTCATCTTAAACAGGCAAAAGCAAGTGACGATGATGAAGGACTCAATCGATGGCTTCCACATACAGCAACAACAGTGGGGCTTGTGCTTGTATCGTTTTTATATATGATTCCACACCCTCATGGTGGGATGGTGATGTCAGTGCTCGCACTTGGCGTTCTCTTTGCAGACTTCTTTGAGTATGAGTCTCGACTTGTCGAAGCACGGTCGAAAAGCAAACAACTCAGCCGCCCAATTGCAGCTGTTGGTGCATCTGCGTTCATGCTTTTATACGCGGCATATCAGAGTGTATTTTTCGTTATCGAGCCGGTGTGGAACTCAATTGTCTGA